Proteins co-encoded in one Zootoca vivipara chromosome 3, rZooViv1.1, whole genome shotgun sequence genomic window:
- the TRAF5 gene encoding TNF receptor-associated factor 5 isoform X2 yields MPMASEDLAGNLPNLYIRQNSASAISLDFEPNADYQFVEIVEERYRCAYCHLVLHNPHQTGCGHRFCQRCIVSLRELNAVPTCPVDKEIIKLHEVFKDNCCKREVLNLQVFCRNSPACNAKTSLGRYQDHLQQCLFESMQCTNEGCCEKMIRKDLQEHLGLQCSYRKELCQYCKECVTSIDLKTHERTDCPDYPLICPHGCPQIILTKEVDEHAVICPEVKIDCPYKKYGCSTKIKRGKLSEHENMYLREHMLQILDKNSKLEDQISDLYNNLEHKERKIQQLADTVKKCERDFRQFTQLYGKNSNLLASTQTLAIHIDKSACLETQVRQLVQMANQQQSKFSLRPLLETIDNIKQKVAFLESYEQRLVVLEDLSNQHDVHLGIHRVQLNKNEERFKLLEGTSYNGKLIWKIVDYKMKKKEAMEGHCPSVVSQPFYTSRCGYRLSARAYLNGDGSGKGTHVSLYFVVMRGEFDSLLPWPFKQKVTLMLLDQSGKKHHITETFKADPHSSSFKRPEGEMNVASGCPRFVAHTVLENAKNTYIRDDTLFLKVVVDLTDLEEL; encoded by the exons ATGCCCATGGCCTCTGAAGACCTTGCAGGCAACTTACCAAATCTCTACATTCGGCAGAATTCTGCCAGTGCCATTTCCTTAGACTTTGAGCCTAATGCTGACTATCAGTTCGTGGAAATCGTAGAAGAGCGATACAGATGTGCCTATTGCCACCTGGTCCTTCACAATCCTCACCAGACGGGATGTGGGCACAGATTCTGCCAGCGTTGCATAGTCTCTCTGAG AGAACTGAATGCTGTACCCACCTGTCCTGTGGACAAAGAAATAATAAAGCTACATGAA GTTTTCAAAGACAATTGCTGTAAAAGGGAAGTTCTCAATTTGCAAGTGTTTTGCAGGAATTCACCAGCCTGTAATGCGAAAACGTCTCTGGGGCGATATCAG GATCACCTACAGCAGTGTttgttcgaaagcatgcagtgcactAATGAAGGATGTTGTGAAAAAATGATTCGGAAGGATTTGCAAGAACACCTAGGTTTGCAGTGCAGCTATCGGAAGGAACTGTGCCAGTACTGCAAAGAGTGTGTGACTTCAATTGATTTAAAG ACTCACGAGAGAACAGATTGTCCTGATTATCCTTTGATTTGTCCCCATGGCTGCCCACAGATAATTCTGACAAAAGAG GTAGACGAGCATGCCGTAATATGTCCAGAGGTGAAAATTGATTGTCCTTATAAAAAGTATGGCTGTTCTACAAAG ATTAAAAGAGGAAAACTTTCAGAACATGAGAATATGTACTTGAGAGAACATATGCTTCAAATCTTAGATAAGAACTCAAAGCTGGAAGACCAG ATCTCTGACCTTTATAACAATCTTGAacacaaagagagaaaaatacagCAGCTAGCAGACACAGTTAAGAAGTGTGAGAGAGATTTCAGGCAGTTTACACAGCTGTACGGTAAAAATAGCAATTTACTGGCAAGCACTCAG ACTTTGGCAATTCACATTGATAAATCTGCCTGCCTGGAAACACAAGTGAGACAGCTGGTGCAGATGGCAAATCAGCAGCAGAGTAAATTCAGCCTGAGACCACTTCTGGAGACCATTGATAATATAAAGCAAAAGGTTGCTTTCCTGGAGTCATACGAGCAGCGTTTAG TTGTTCTGGAAGACTTGTCCAACCAACATGATGTCCACCTCGGTATCCACAGGGTACAACTTAACAAAAACGAAGAACGGTTTAAACTTCTAGAAGGGACAAGTTACAATGGGAAACTGATCTGGAAAATTGTGGACTACAAGATGAAGAAAAAAGAGGCTATGGAAGGCCACTGTCCCTCTGTAGTCAGCCAGCCTTTTTACACCAGCCGCTGTGGCTACAGGTTGTCTGCCAGAGCATACCTGAATGGGGATGGTTCAGGAAAGGGCACTCATGTTTCCTTGTACTTTGTAGTGATGAGAGGGGAGTTTGATTCGTTGTTACCATGGCCTTTCAAGCAAAAGGTCACACTTATGCTTCTGGACCAAAGTGGGAAGAAACATCACATAACAGAAACCTTTAAAGCAGACCCTCACAGCAGCAGCTTCAAGAGACCTGAAGGAGAGATGAATGTTGCCTCCGGGTGTCCTCGGTTTGTTGCACATACTGTGCTCGAAAATGCAAAGAATACATACATCAGAGATGATACACTTTTCCTGAAAGTAGTGGTGGATTTAACTGACCTTGAGGAATTATGA
- the TRAF5 gene encoding TNF receptor-associated factor 5 isoform X3 — protein sequence MLALNSMPMASEDLAGNLPNLYIRQNSASAISLDFEPNADYQFVEIVEERYRCAYCHLVLHNPHQTGCGHRFCQRCIVSLRELNAVPTCPVDKEIIKLHEVFKDNCCKREVLNLQVFCRNSPACNAKTSLGRYQDHLQQCLFESMQCTNEGCCEKMIRKDLQEHLGLQCSYRKELCQYCKECVTSIDLKTHERTDCPDYPLICPHGCPQIILTKEIKRGKLSEHENMYLREHMLQILDKNSKLEDQISDLYNNLEHKERKIQQLADTVKKCERDFRQFTQLYGKNSNLLASTQTLAIHIDKSACLETQVRQLVQMANQQQSKFSLRPLLETIDNIKQKVAFLESYEQRLVVLEDLSNQHDVHLGIHRVQLNKNEERFKLLEGTSYNGKLIWKIVDYKMKKKEAMEGHCPSVVSQPFYTSRCGYRLSARAYLNGDGSGKGTHVSLYFVVMRGEFDSLLPWPFKQKVTLMLLDQSGKKHHITETFKADPHSSSFKRPEGEMNVASGCPRFVAHTVLENAKNTYIRDDTLFLKVVVDLTDLEEL from the exons ATGCTTGCTTTGAA CTCTATGCCCATGGCCTCTGAAGACCTTGCAGGCAACTTACCAAATCTCTACATTCGGCAGAATTCTGCCAGTGCCATTTCCTTAGACTTTGAGCCTAATGCTGACTATCAGTTCGTGGAAATCGTAGAAGAGCGATACAGATGTGCCTATTGCCACCTGGTCCTTCACAATCCTCACCAGACGGGATGTGGGCACAGATTCTGCCAGCGTTGCATAGTCTCTCTGAG AGAACTGAATGCTGTACCCACCTGTCCTGTGGACAAAGAAATAATAAAGCTACATGAA GTTTTCAAAGACAATTGCTGTAAAAGGGAAGTTCTCAATTTGCAAGTGTTTTGCAGGAATTCACCAGCCTGTAATGCGAAAACGTCTCTGGGGCGATATCAG GATCACCTACAGCAGTGTttgttcgaaagcatgcagtgcactAATGAAGGATGTTGTGAAAAAATGATTCGGAAGGATTTGCAAGAACACCTAGGTTTGCAGTGCAGCTATCGGAAGGAACTGTGCCAGTACTGCAAAGAGTGTGTGACTTCAATTGATTTAAAG ACTCACGAGAGAACAGATTGTCCTGATTATCCTTTGATTTGTCCCCATGGCTGCCCACAGATAATTCTGACAAAAGAG ATTAAAAGAGGAAAACTTTCAGAACATGAGAATATGTACTTGAGAGAACATATGCTTCAAATCTTAGATAAGAACTCAAAGCTGGAAGACCAG ATCTCTGACCTTTATAACAATCTTGAacacaaagagagaaaaatacagCAGCTAGCAGACACAGTTAAGAAGTGTGAGAGAGATTTCAGGCAGTTTACACAGCTGTACGGTAAAAATAGCAATTTACTGGCAAGCACTCAG ACTTTGGCAATTCACATTGATAAATCTGCCTGCCTGGAAACACAAGTGAGACAGCTGGTGCAGATGGCAAATCAGCAGCAGAGTAAATTCAGCCTGAGACCACTTCTGGAGACCATTGATAATATAAAGCAAAAGGTTGCTTTCCTGGAGTCATACGAGCAGCGTTTAG TTGTTCTGGAAGACTTGTCCAACCAACATGATGTCCACCTCGGTATCCACAGGGTACAACTTAACAAAAACGAAGAACGGTTTAAACTTCTAGAAGGGACAAGTTACAATGGGAAACTGATCTGGAAAATTGTGGACTACAAGATGAAGAAAAAAGAGGCTATGGAAGGCCACTGTCCCTCTGTAGTCAGCCAGCCTTTTTACACCAGCCGCTGTGGCTACAGGTTGTCTGCCAGAGCATACCTGAATGGGGATGGTTCAGGAAAGGGCACTCATGTTTCCTTGTACTTTGTAGTGATGAGAGGGGAGTTTGATTCGTTGTTACCATGGCCTTTCAAGCAAAAGGTCACACTTATGCTTCTGGACCAAAGTGGGAAGAAACATCACATAACAGAAACCTTTAAAGCAGACCCTCACAGCAGCAGCTTCAAGAGACCTGAAGGAGAGATGAATGTTGCCTCCGGGTGTCCTCGGTTTGTTGCACATACTGTGCTCGAAAATGCAAAGAATACATACATCAGAGATGATACACTTTTCCTGAAAGTAGTGGTGGATTTAACTGACCTTGAGGAATTATGA
- the TRAF5 gene encoding TNF receptor-associated factor 5 isoform X1, protein MLALNSMPMASEDLAGNLPNLYIRQNSASAISLDFEPNADYQFVEIVEERYRCAYCHLVLHNPHQTGCGHRFCQRCIVSLRELNAVPTCPVDKEIIKLHEVFKDNCCKREVLNLQVFCRNSPACNAKTSLGRYQDHLQQCLFESMQCTNEGCCEKMIRKDLQEHLGLQCSYRKELCQYCKECVTSIDLKTHERTDCPDYPLICPHGCPQIILTKEVDEHAVICPEVKIDCPYKKYGCSTKIKRGKLSEHENMYLREHMLQILDKNSKLEDQISDLYNNLEHKERKIQQLADTVKKCERDFRQFTQLYGKNSNLLASTQTLAIHIDKSACLETQVRQLVQMANQQQSKFSLRPLLETIDNIKQKVAFLESYEQRLVVLEDLSNQHDVHLGIHRVQLNKNEERFKLLEGTSYNGKLIWKIVDYKMKKKEAMEGHCPSVVSQPFYTSRCGYRLSARAYLNGDGSGKGTHVSLYFVVMRGEFDSLLPWPFKQKVTLMLLDQSGKKHHITETFKADPHSSSFKRPEGEMNVASGCPRFVAHTVLENAKNTYIRDDTLFLKVVVDLTDLEEL, encoded by the exons ATGCTTGCTTTGAA CTCTATGCCCATGGCCTCTGAAGACCTTGCAGGCAACTTACCAAATCTCTACATTCGGCAGAATTCTGCCAGTGCCATTTCCTTAGACTTTGAGCCTAATGCTGACTATCAGTTCGTGGAAATCGTAGAAGAGCGATACAGATGTGCCTATTGCCACCTGGTCCTTCACAATCCTCACCAGACGGGATGTGGGCACAGATTCTGCCAGCGTTGCATAGTCTCTCTGAG AGAACTGAATGCTGTACCCACCTGTCCTGTGGACAAAGAAATAATAAAGCTACATGAA GTTTTCAAAGACAATTGCTGTAAAAGGGAAGTTCTCAATTTGCAAGTGTTTTGCAGGAATTCACCAGCCTGTAATGCGAAAACGTCTCTGGGGCGATATCAG GATCACCTACAGCAGTGTttgttcgaaagcatgcagtgcactAATGAAGGATGTTGTGAAAAAATGATTCGGAAGGATTTGCAAGAACACCTAGGTTTGCAGTGCAGCTATCGGAAGGAACTGTGCCAGTACTGCAAAGAGTGTGTGACTTCAATTGATTTAAAG ACTCACGAGAGAACAGATTGTCCTGATTATCCTTTGATTTGTCCCCATGGCTGCCCACAGATAATTCTGACAAAAGAG GTAGACGAGCATGCCGTAATATGTCCAGAGGTGAAAATTGATTGTCCTTATAAAAAGTATGGCTGTTCTACAAAG ATTAAAAGAGGAAAACTTTCAGAACATGAGAATATGTACTTGAGAGAACATATGCTTCAAATCTTAGATAAGAACTCAAAGCTGGAAGACCAG ATCTCTGACCTTTATAACAATCTTGAacacaaagagagaaaaatacagCAGCTAGCAGACACAGTTAAGAAGTGTGAGAGAGATTTCAGGCAGTTTACACAGCTGTACGGTAAAAATAGCAATTTACTGGCAAGCACTCAG ACTTTGGCAATTCACATTGATAAATCTGCCTGCCTGGAAACACAAGTGAGACAGCTGGTGCAGATGGCAAATCAGCAGCAGAGTAAATTCAGCCTGAGACCACTTCTGGAGACCATTGATAATATAAAGCAAAAGGTTGCTTTCCTGGAGTCATACGAGCAGCGTTTAG TTGTTCTGGAAGACTTGTCCAACCAACATGATGTCCACCTCGGTATCCACAGGGTACAACTTAACAAAAACGAAGAACGGTTTAAACTTCTAGAAGGGACAAGTTACAATGGGAAACTGATCTGGAAAATTGTGGACTACAAGATGAAGAAAAAAGAGGCTATGGAAGGCCACTGTCCCTCTGTAGTCAGCCAGCCTTTTTACACCAGCCGCTGTGGCTACAGGTTGTCTGCCAGAGCATACCTGAATGGGGATGGTTCAGGAAAGGGCACTCATGTTTCCTTGTACTTTGTAGTGATGAGAGGGGAGTTTGATTCGTTGTTACCATGGCCTTTCAAGCAAAAGGTCACACTTATGCTTCTGGACCAAAGTGGGAAGAAACATCACATAACAGAAACCTTTAAAGCAGACCCTCACAGCAGCAGCTTCAAGAGACCTGAAGGAGAGATGAATGTTGCCTCCGGGTGTCCTCGGTTTGTTGCACATACTGTGCTCGAAAATGCAAAGAATACATACATCAGAGATGATACACTTTTCCTGAAAGTAGTGGTGGATTTAACTGACCTTGAGGAATTATGA